From Streptomyces sp. HUAS MG91, the proteins below share one genomic window:
- a CDS encoding DEAD/DEAH box helicase: MSISTENTVPEQAAEAAETVENIEATDAVEATETVEAVEAVENDEPTVTFADLGLPEGVVRKLAQNGVTTPFPIQAATIPDALAGKDILGRGRTGSGKTLSFGLPTLSRLAGGRSEKHKPRAVILTPTRELAMQVADALQPYGDQVGLKMKVVCGGTSMGNQIYALERGVDILVATPGRLRDLINRGACDLSEVEVAVLDEADQMSDLGFLPEVTELLDQVPAGGQRMLFSATMENEIKTLVTRYLNDPVSHEVDAAQGAVTTMSHHILIVKPKDKAPVTAAIAARKGRTIIFVRTQLGADRIAEQLRDAGVKADALHGGMTQGARTRTLADFKDGYVNALVATDVAARGIHVDGIDLVLNVDPAGDHKDYLHRAGRTARAGRTGTVVSLSLPHQRRQIFRLMEDAGVDAGRHIIQGGAAFDPEVAEITGARSMTEVQAESAGNAAQQAEREVSSLTKQLERATRRAAELREEADRLTARAARDRGEDEEGVAAAVAAATEAAAEAVAAAEVPRQEERPTERSSYEPRQRRDERGNYERRDRRDNDRGDRGGFRRDNDRRDDRGGRSFERRDNDRGGFRRDDRRDNDRGDRGGFRRDNDRRDDRGGRSFERRDNDRGGFRRDDRRDNDRGDRGGFRRDNDRRDDRGGRPFERRDDRGGFRRDDRPSGGHRGSDRPFNRDRRDDRPSSGHRPYGRRDDRAGSGSGSSFGRRDDKPRWKRNG, translated from the coding sequence ATGTCCATTTCCACTGAAAACACCGTGCCCGAGCAGGCCGCAGAGGCTGCCGAGACCGTCGAGAACATCGAGGCCACCGACGCTGTCGAGGCCACCGAGACCGTCGAGGCCGTCGAGGCCGTCGAGAACGACGAGCCCACCGTCACCTTCGCGGACCTCGGTCTGCCCGAGGGCGTCGTGCGCAAGCTCGCGCAGAACGGTGTGACCACCCCCTTCCCGATCCAGGCCGCGACCATCCCGGACGCCCTGGCCGGCAAGGACATCCTCGGCCGTGGCCGCACTGGCTCCGGCAAGACCCTCTCCTTCGGCCTGCCGACGCTGTCGCGTCTGGCCGGCGGCCGCAGCGAGAAGCACAAGCCGCGCGCCGTCATCCTCACCCCGACCCGTGAGCTCGCGATGCAGGTCGCGGACGCGCTGCAGCCCTACGGCGACCAGGTCGGCCTGAAGATGAAGGTCGTCTGCGGCGGCACCTCGATGGGCAACCAGATCTACGCCCTGGAGCGCGGCGTCGACATCCTCGTCGCCACCCCGGGCCGACTGCGCGACCTCATCAACCGCGGCGCCTGCGACCTCTCCGAGGTCGAGGTCGCGGTCCTCGACGAGGCCGACCAGATGTCCGACCTGGGCTTCCTGCCCGAGGTCACCGAGCTGCTCGACCAGGTTCCGGCCGGCGGCCAGCGGATGCTCTTCTCCGCCACCATGGAGAACGAGATCAAGACGCTCGTCACCCGCTACCTGAACGACCCGGTCAGCCACGAGGTCGACGCCGCCCAGGGTGCCGTCACGACCATGTCGCACCACATCCTGATCGTGAAGCCGAAGGACAAGGCGCCGGTCACCGCGGCCATCGCCGCCCGCAAGGGCCGCACGATCATCTTCGTCCGCACCCAGCTGGGCGCCGACCGCATCGCCGAGCAGCTGCGCGACGCCGGGGTGAAGGCCGACGCGCTGCACGGCGGCATGACGCAGGGCGCGCGCACCCGCACCCTCGCCGACTTCAAGGACGGTTACGTCAACGCGCTGGTCGCCACCGACGTCGCCGCCCGCGGCATCCACGTCGACGGCATCGACCTGGTCCTGAACGTGGACCCGGCCGGCGACCACAAGGACTACCTGCACCGCGCGGGCCGCACCGCCCGTGCCGGCCGCACCGGCACGGTCGTCTCCCTGTCGCTGCCGCACCAGCGCCGCCAGATCTTCCGCCTCATGGAGGACGCGGGCGTCGACGCCGGGCGCCACATCATCCAGGGCGGCGCCGCCTTCGACCCGGAGGTCGCCGAGATCACCGGCGCCCGTTCGATGACCGAGGTCCAGGCCGAGTCCGCGGGCAACGCCGCGCAGCAGGCCGAGCGCGAGGTCTCCTCCCTGACCAAGCAGCTGGAGCGCGCCACCCGGCGCGCCGCCGAGCTGCGCGAGGAGGCCGACCGCCTCACCGCCCGCGCCGCCCGTGACCGCGGCGAGGACGAGGAGGGCGTGGCCGCCGCCGTGGCCGCCGCGACCGAGGCCGCCGCCGAGGCCGTCGCCGCCGCCGAGGTGCCGCGCCAGGAGGAGCGCCCCACCGAGCGTTCCTCGTACGAGCCGCGCCAGCGCCGTGACGAGCGGGGCAACTACGAGCGCCGTGACCGTCGTGACAACGACCGTGGCGACCGTGGTGGCTTCCGCCGGGACAACGACCGCCGTGACGACCGTGGTGGCCGTTCCTTCGAGCGTCGCGACAACGACCGTGGCGGTTTCCGCCGCGACGACCGTCGTGACAACGACCGTGGCGACCGTGGTGGCTTCCGCCGGGACAACGACCGTCGTGATGACCGTGGTGGCCGTTCCTTCGAGCGTCGCGACAACGACCGTGGCGGTTTCCGCCGCGACGACCGTCGTGACAACGACCGTGGCGACCGTGGTGGCTTCCGCCGGGACAACGACCGCCGTGACGACCGTGGTGGCCGTCCCTTCGAGCGCCGTGACGACCGTGGCGGCTTCCGCCGCGACGACCGTCCCTCCGGCGGTCACCGGGGCAGCGACCGTCCGTTCAACCGCGACCGCCGCGACGACCGCCCGTCCAGCGGCCACCGTCCCTACGGCCGCCGCGACGACCGGGCCGGCTCCGGCTCGGGCTCCTCGTTCGGCCGCCGCGACGACAAGCCGCGCTGGAAGCGCAACGGCTGA
- a CDS encoding metallopeptidase family protein, with amino-acid sequence MLEMTREEFEELVAEALDRIPPELTRLMDNVAVFVEDEPPADDPELLGLYEGTPLTDRGEWYAGVLPDRITVYRGPTLRMCASREDVVAETEITVVHEIAHHFGIDDARLHALGYG; translated from the coding sequence GTGCTGGAGATGACGCGCGAGGAGTTCGAGGAACTGGTGGCCGAGGCGCTCGACCGGATTCCGCCCGAGTTGACGCGGCTGATGGACAACGTCGCGGTGTTCGTGGAGGACGAGCCGCCCGCGGACGATCCCGAACTGCTCGGGCTCTACGAGGGCACGCCCCTGACCGACCGGGGCGAGTGGTACGCCGGAGTGCTCCCGGACCGGATCACGGTCTACCGGGGGCCGACGCTGCGCATGTGCGCGTCGCGGGAGGACGTGGTCGCGGAGACGGAGATCACCGTGGTGCACGAGATCGCGCACCACTTCGGGATCGACGATGCGCGGTTGCACGCCCTGGGATACGGCTGA
- a CDS encoding metallophosphoesterase, translated as MARSPAAALRRIRSPRQVRGARGTGSPRRTRHPRLAQELVHQPHPYARALGLVAVVLLGAWLGLLIVGSVRAPVGPMDTKMTLRPSLTGGTKINVSPLGALELDSHTAPIRLDVDVDQLDPARAQQLVDHPERFSGLQDEVARDVEHGTADLAIRSCVAVVAGATALGLAVYRRPRRALAAGGLALALLAASGATAYATWNPKSVLEPKFSGLLSSAPSVVGNARSIVTEFDVYQKELARLVTNVTQLYDVTSTLPTYQPDPSTIRVLHVSDIHLNPASWKIIASLVRQYRISVIVDTGDTMDHGSAAENAFLDPIKDLGAPYVWIRGNHDSKKDTQAYLSDRKRFKNVHVLDDGRAVSVAGLRFAGTGDPQYTPDRSTVAPGDPAERMAGLRLASAIRDQKAAGTPVDIALAHEPAAAKEVDGTVPLVLAGHVHHEEMQVLPLGTRLRIEGSTGGSGLRAVENDNGHPDPVEASVLYLDRGGKRLQAWDEIRLGGLGLTKAEVSRHLPKENQPGATPSPSAPSGSP; from the coding sequence ATGGCCCGCTCGCCCGCAGCAGCCCTCCGCCGGATCCGGTCCCCGCGACAGGTCCGGGGCGCACGCGGCACCGGGTCACCGCGCCGCACCCGGCACCCGCGCCTCGCCCAGGAACTGGTCCACCAGCCCCACCCGTACGCGCGCGCCCTCGGCCTCGTCGCCGTGGTCCTGCTGGGCGCCTGGCTCGGCCTGCTGATCGTCGGGAGCGTGCGGGCCCCCGTGGGCCCCATGGACACGAAGATGACCCTGCGCCCCTCCCTCACCGGCGGCACCAAGATCAACGTGTCGCCGCTGGGCGCCCTGGAGCTCGACTCGCACACCGCCCCCATCCGCCTCGACGTGGACGTGGACCAGCTCGACCCGGCCCGCGCGCAGCAACTGGTCGACCACCCCGAGCGCTTCTCCGGACTCCAGGACGAAGTGGCCCGCGACGTCGAGCACGGCACCGCCGACCTGGCGATCCGCTCCTGCGTGGCCGTGGTCGCCGGCGCGACGGCGCTGGGCCTCGCGGTCTACCGCCGCCCGCGCCGCGCCCTGGCCGCCGGCGGGCTGGCCCTCGCCCTGCTCGCGGCATCGGGCGCGACCGCGTACGCGACCTGGAACCCCAAGTCGGTCCTGGAGCCGAAGTTCTCCGGGCTGCTCTCCTCGGCGCCCTCCGTCGTCGGCAACGCCCGCTCGATCGTCACCGAATTCGACGTCTACCAGAAGGAGTTGGCGCGGCTCGTCACCAATGTCACCCAGCTCTACGACGTGACGTCCACACTGCCCACGTACCAGCCGGACCCCTCGACCATCCGGGTCCTGCACGTCTCGGACATCCACCTCAACCCGGCGTCCTGGAAGATCATCGCCTCGCTCGTGCGGCAGTACCGGATCTCGGTGATCGTCGACACCGGCGACACGATGGACCACGGCTCGGCCGCGGAGAACGCCTTCCTCGACCCGATCAAGGACCTGGGCGCGCCCTACGTCTGGATCCGCGGCAACCACGACTCAAAGAAGGACACGCAGGCGTACCTCTCCGACCGGAAGCGCTTCAAGAACGTCCACGTCCTCGACGACGGCAGGGCGGTCAGCGTGGCCGGCCTGCGCTTCGCCGGCACCGGCGACCCGCAGTACACCCCGGACCGCTCGACCGTGGCCCCGGGCGACCCGGCCGAACGGATGGCGGGCCTGCGGCTCGCCTCGGCCATCCGCGACCAGAAGGCGGCGGGCACCCCGGTCGACATCGCCCTCGCGCACGAGCCGGCCGCCGCGAAGGAGGTCGACGGCACCGTCCCGCTGGTCCTGGCCGGGCACGTCCACCACGAGGAGATGCAGGTGCTCCCGCTGGGCACCCGGCTGCGGATCGAGGGCTCGACCGGCGGCAGCGGACTGCGCGCCGTCGAGAACGACAACGGCCACCCCGATCCGGTCGAGGCGTCGGTGCTCTATCTGGACCGGGGCGGCAAGCGCCTCCAGGCCTGGGACGAGATCCGGCTGGGCGGTCTGGGCCTGACGAAGGCCGAGGTCAGCCGCCATCTCCCCAAGGAGAACCAGCCCGGCGCCACCCCCTCGCCGAGCGCCCCGAGCGGGTCCCCGTAA